In the Pseudoliparis swirei isolate HS2019 ecotype Mariana Trench chromosome 21, NWPU_hadal_v1, whole genome shotgun sequence genome, one interval contains:
- the LOC130211688 gene encoding dynactin subunit 1-like isoform X1, whose product MRADTPESELCSAREGERRSVNATRRDRNYMLLTSPLISRMSNAGTVESSKPPKIGSVVEVTGKGQRGTVAYIGATLFASGKWVGVILDDAKGKNDGTVQGKRYFTCEENHGIFVRQSQLQVVEDGSGATSPDTSESGTSKIPRQRDIPETPRTSKLTPASVKKSSTRRSAKLSSQSPNGLSALRQWNTPSRLTPATSLPSLLGRPSGRSSLMASRESLTSPLSGDVSEASPPPNPGALAAPVVPQPGGSPAAVAAPVPAPLSKVELALFKQDEESMRAQVKDLEEKLETLKMKRAEDKAKLKELEKHKIQLEQLQEWKTKMQEQQAELQKQLKEAKKDAREAQESKDRYMEEMADTADTTEMATLDKEMAEERAESLQLEGETLKERVEELSMDLEILRHDISEKGSDGVASSYRVKQLEEQNGRLKEALVRMRDLSMSEKQEHVKLQKQMEKKNTELETLRTQKEKLQEDVKQAEATIDELKEQVDAALGSEEMVETLTERNLDLEEKVRELRETVTDLEAINEMNDELQENGRETEMELREQVDLSAATVREAEKRVEAAQETVADYQQTINKYRDLTTSLQEANMELISQQNVNAEVQQPPAELFDFKIKFAETKAYAKAIEMELRKMEVTQSNRQVSLLTSFMPDSFHRHGGDHDCILVLLLIPRLICKAELISKQAQEKFDLNGNLAPGTGLRGPPGEQRSFASGLVYSLSLLQATLHKYEQALNSCSVEVFKRMGTLYTEMNFHERSLDYFIDLLHKDQLDETVQVEPLTKAIKYYQQLYSIHLADHTEDCTVQLADHIKFTQNVLDCMGVEVARLRAFMAAGQESSGLAVLLKDLDTSCSDIKQFCKKIRRRMPGTDVAGVPAALSFAPQVSESLTECRRHQTRVVAVLQEVAAAGAQMIAPLAEQEGLNALKLEDVAFKAVEQVYGSQGLNGPECLRQSCSSIITTMNKMATAMQEGEYDADKPQAKNHPVEKRASTVRAEMTDAEGLGVKLEDREAVVKEVKKSLKIKGEELSEANVRLSLLEKKLDTSTKDADERVEKIQTKLDENLALLKKKEKEFEETMDALQADIDQLEAEKAELKQRINNQSKMTIEGLRATPASGIASVVQASSGAGVAPALAGPVQVVDSPLLRQQVEAQRMGIKHLKNENNRLKAEKMRAQLASLPPLCPPKLPKASKDPSMPPEGLNTGIYRRTDQLLATLLKLSSEVKVVDITGKTAVSAGAQLLEQTARLQYLSDALDKLKGEVAEHVVSSQSGAKASSDFATFPVSCFVKAKEEKQGGTVLVGRVAIPCTRGQEQVHRLVLSQQQLKEVHRLLMT is encoded by the exons atgcgcgcagacacgccggaatcggagctctgcagcgcgcgagaaggagagcggagaagtgttaacgcgacacgtagagacagaaattacATGTTG CTGACCAGCCCACTGATCAGCAGGATGAGCAACGCAGGAACAGTGGAGTCCTCCAAACCTCCAAAG ATCGGCTCCGTAGTGGAGGTGACGGGGAAGGGTCAGCGCGGTACTGTTGCCTACATCGGTGCCACCCTCTTTGCCTCTGGGAAATGGGTGGGCGTCATACTGGATGATGCCAAGGGCAAGAATGATGGCACCGTGCAGGGGAAACGCTACTTCACCTGTGAGGAGAACCACGGGATATTTGTCCGACAGTCTCAG ctccaggTAGTGGAAGATGGCTCCGGCGCCACCTCACCAGATACTTCTGAATCCGGCACCTCAAAGATACCCAGACAGAGAG ACATTCCTGAGACTCCACGGACATCCAAGCTG ACACCTGCGAGCGTTAAGAAG tcctCTACCCGTCGCTCTGCCAAG CTGAGTTCTCAAAGTCCTAACGGTCTGTCTGCACTGCGTCAGTGGAACACTCCAAGTCGTCTCACACCTgccacctccctcccctccctcttggGACGGCCCTCCGGTCGCTCCAGCCTCATG GCGTCCCGTGAGAGCCTGACGTCCCCTCTGTCCGGTGATGTCAGCGAAGCCAGCCCGCCCCCCAACCCGGGGGCGCTGGCGGCTCCTGTTGTACCTCAGCCCGGCGGGTCGCCTGCAGCAGTGGCGGCCCCGGTCCCGGCTCCTCTAAGCAAG GTGGAACTTGCCCTTTTCAAGCAG GACGAGGAGTCAATGCGAGCTCAGGTcaaggacctggaggagaagctggagaCGCTGAAGATGAAGCGGGCGGAGGACAAAGCCAAGCTGAAAGAGCTCGAGAAACACAAGATCCAGCTGGAGCAGCTCCAGGAGTGGAAGACCAAAATGCAGGAGCAGCAGGCGGAGCTGCAGAAACAACTCAAAGAGGCCAAGAAG gATGCCCGCGAGGCACAGGAGTCCAAGGACCGCTACATGGAGGAGATGGCGGACACGGCGGACACCACAGAGATGGCCACGCTGGACAAAGAGATGGCCGAAGAGCGAGCAGAGTCCCTGCAGTTGGAGGGGGAGACGCTGaaggagagagtggaggagcTCTCCATGGACTTGGAGATCCTTAGACATGACATTTCAGAGAAAG GCTCGGATGGAGTCGCCTCAAGTTACCGCGTCaaacagctggaggagcagaacGGCCGCCTGAAGGAGGCCTTGGTTCG catGCGTGACCTGTCTATGTCCGAGAAGCAGGAGCACGTGAAGCTGCAGAagcagatggagaagaagaacacagagctggagactctgaggaCTCAGAAGGAGAAACTCCAGGAGGACGTGAAGCAGGCGGAGGCCACCATCGACGAGCTCAAGGAGCAG GTGGACGCTGCTCTGGGCTCAGAGGAGATGGTGGAGACCCTGACGGAGAGGAACCTCGACCTGGAGGAGAAAGTCCGAGAGCTGAGAGAAACCGTCACTGATTTG GAGGCCATCAACGAGATGAACGACGAGCTGCAGGAGAACGGCCGCGAGACGGAGATGGAGCTGAGGGAGCAGGTGGATCTGAGCGCAGCGACGGTCCGAGAGGCTGAAAAACGCGTGGAGGCGGCCCAGGAGACCGTCGCTGACTACCAGCAGACCATCAACAAGTACAGAGATCTGACCACCAGCCTCCAg GAGGCCAACATGGAGCTGATCAGCCAGCAGAACGTGAACGCCGAGGTTCAGCAGCCGCCCGCCGAACTGTTTGACTTCAAGATTAAGTTTGCAGAGACCAAGGCGTACGCCAAG GCCATTGAGATGGAGCTGAGGAAGATGGAGGTGACCCAGTCCAACAGACAggtgtccctcctcacctccttcatgcCGGACTCCTTCCACCGCCACGGCGGAGATCACGACTGCATCCTGGTGCTGCTGCTCATCCCCAGGCTCATCTGCAAA GCGGAGCTGATCAGTAAACAGGCCCAGGAGAAGTTTGACTTGAATGGGAACTTGGCCCCGGGAACCGGGCTGCGGGGGCCTCCAGGAGAGCAGCGCAGCTTTGCGTCCGGCCTGGTCTACTCCCTCAGCCTGCTGCAGGCCACGCTGCACAAATATGAACA GGCTCTGAATAGCTGCAGCGTTGAGGTTTTTAAGCGCATGGGTACCCTCTACACTGAGATGAACTTCCACGAGCGCTCTCTGGATTATTTCATCGACCTGCTGCACAAAGATCAGCTGGATGAGACGGTTCAGGTGGAGCCGCTGACCAAGGCCATCAAGTACTATCAG CAATTGTACAGCATCCACCTGGCCGACCACACTGAAGACTGCACCGTGCAGCTGGCCGACCACATCAAG TTCACCCAAAATGTCCTGGACTGCATGGGCGTGGAGGTCGCCCGTCTGCGGGCCTTCATGGCGGCGGGTCAGGAGAGCTCCGGCCTCGCCGTCCTTCTGAAGGACCTGGACACCTCCTGCTCCGACATCAAACAGTTCTGTAAGAAGATCCGCCGCCGCATGCCTGGAACCGATGTCGCCGGAGTACCCGCCGCTCTCAGCTTTGCACCACAG GTGTCGGAGTCGCTGACGGAGTGCCGGCGCCACCAGACCCGCGTGGTGGCGGTGCTGCAGGAAGTGGCTGCGGCGGGCGCTCAGATGATCGCCCCGCTGGCGGAGCAGGAGgggctcaacgctctgaagctGGAGGACGTCGCCTTCAAGGCGGTGGAGCAG GTGTACGGTTCTCAAGGCCTCAACGGCCCGGAGTGTCTGCGTCAGTCCTGCagctccatcatcaccaccatgaaCAAGATGGCCACCGCCATGCAGGAGGGAGAGTACGACGCTGACAAGCCACAGGCCAAG AATCATCCGGTGGAGAAGAGAGCGTCCACCGTCAGGGCCGAGATGACCGACGCCGAGGGTCTGGGGGTCAAACTGGAAGACAGAGAGGCCGTCGTCAAGGAGGTCAAGAAGTCGCTGAAGATCAAG GGGGAGGAGCTGAGCGAGGCCAACGTCCGCCTGAGCCTGCTGGAGAAGAAGCTGGACACCTCCACCAAGGACGCCGACGAGCGGGTGGAGAAGATCCAGACCAAACTGGACGAGAACCTCGCCCTgctgaagaagaaagaaaa GGAGTTTGAGGAGACGATGGACGCCCTGCAAGCGGATATCGACCAGCTGGAGGCGGAGAAGGCGGAGCTTAAACAACGCATCAATAACCAATCGAAGATGACCATCGAAGGCCTGAGAGCCACGCCCGCCTCCGGGATAGCCTCCGTCGTTCAGGCGTCCTCAGGAG CCGGTGTCGCTCCAGCCCTGGCTGGACCGGTGCAGGTGGTggactctcctctcctgaggcaGCAGGTCGAGGCCCAGAGGATGGGCATCAAACACCTCAAGAACGAAAACAACAGACTCAAG GCGGAGAAGATGAGAGCCCAGCTGGCCTCCCTGCCGCCCCTCTGCCCCCCCAAACTACCAAAAGCCTCCAAGGACCCCTCCATGCCACCGGAGGGACTCAACACCGGCATCTACCGCAGGACCGACCAGCTGCTGGCCACCCTGCTCAAGCTGAGCTCAGAGGTCAAGGTGGTGGACATCACAGGGAAgacggcag TGAGCGCCGGTGCACAGCTGCTGGAGCAGACGGCCCGGCTGCAGTACCTCAGCGACGCTCTGGACAAACTCAAG gGAGAAGTGGCCGAGCACGTCGTCTCCAGTCAGTCTGGGGCGAAGGCTTCCTCGGACTTTGCCACCTTCCCGGTGTCCTGTTTCGTGAAG GccaaggaggagaagcagggcGGGACCGTGCTCGTAGGACGTGTGGCCATCCCATGCACTCGTGGACAGGAACAGGTGCATCGCCTCGTCCTCTCCCAGCAGCAGCTGAAGGAAGTGCACCGCCTCCTCATGACCTGA
- the LOC130211688 gene encoding dynactin subunit 1-like isoform X8, whose protein sequence is MSNAGTVESSKPPKIGSVVEVTGKGQRGTVAYIGATLFASGKWVGVILDDAKGKNDGTVQGKRYFTCEENHGIFVRQSQLQVVEDGSGATSPDTSESGTSKIPRQRDIPETPRTSKLTPASVKKSSTRRSAKLSSQSPNGLSALRQWNTPSRLTPATSLPSLLGRPSGRSSLMASRESLTSPLSGDVSEASPPPNPGALAAPVVPQPGGSPAAVAAPVPAPLSKVELALFKQDEESMRAQVKDLEEKLETLKMKRAEDKAKLKELEKHKIQLEQLQEWKTKMQEQQAELQKQLKEAKKDAREAQESKDRYMEEMADTADTTEMATLDKEMAEERAESLQLEGETLKERVEELSMDLEILRHDISEKGSDGVASSYRVKQLEEQNGRLKEALVRMRDLSMSEKQEHVKLQKQMEKKNTELETLRTQKEKLQEDVKQAEATIDELKEQVDAALGSEEMVETLTERNLDLEEKVRELRETVTDLEAINEMNDELQENGRETEMELREQVDLSAATVREAEKRVEAAQETVADYQQTINKYRDLTTSLQEANMELISQQNVNAEVQQPPAELFDFKIKFAETKAYAKAIEMELRKMEVTQSNRQVSLLTSFMPDSFHRHGGDHDCILVLLLIPRLICKAELISKQAQEKFDLNGNLAPGTGLRGPPGEQRSFASGLVYSLSLLQATLHKYEQALNSCSVEVFKRMGTLYTEMNFHERSLDYFIDLLHKDQLDETVQVEPLTKAIKYYQQLYSIHLADHTEDCTVQLADHIKFTQNVLDCMGVEVARLRAFMAAGQESSGLAVLLKDLDTSCSDIKQFCKKIRRRMPGTDVAGVPAALSFAPQVSESLTECRRHQTRVVAVLQEVAAAGAQMIAPLAEQEGLNALKLEDVAFKAVEQVYGSQGLNGPECLRQSCSSIITTMNKMATAMQEGEYDADKPQAKNHPVEKRASTVRAEMTDAEGLGVKLEDREAVVKEVKKSLKIKGEELSEANVRLSLLEKKLDTSTKDADERVEKIQTKLDENLALLKKKEKEFEETMDALQADIDQLEAEKAELKQRINNQSKMTIEGLRATPASGIASVVQASSGAGVAPALAGPVQVVDSPLLRQQVEAQRMGIKHLKNENNRLKAEKMRAQLASLPPLCPPKLPKASKDPSMPPEGLNTGIYRRTDQLLATLLKLSSEVKVVDITGKTAVSAGAQLLEQTARLQYLSDALDKLKGEVAEHVVSSQSGAKASSDFATFPVSCFVKAKEEKQGGTVLVGRVAIPCTRGQEQVHRLVLSQQQLKEVHRLLMT, encoded by the exons ATGAGCAACGCAGGAACAGTGGAGTCCTCCAAACCTCCAAAG ATCGGCTCCGTAGTGGAGGTGACGGGGAAGGGTCAGCGCGGTACTGTTGCCTACATCGGTGCCACCCTCTTTGCCTCTGGGAAATGGGTGGGCGTCATACTGGATGATGCCAAGGGCAAGAATGATGGCACCGTGCAGGGGAAACGCTACTTCACCTGTGAGGAGAACCACGGGATATTTGTCCGACAGTCTCAG ctccaggTAGTGGAAGATGGCTCCGGCGCCACCTCACCAGATACTTCTGAATCCGGCACCTCAAAGATACCCAGACAGAGAG ACATTCCTGAGACTCCACGGACATCCAAGCTG ACACCTGCGAGCGTTAAGAAG tcctCTACCCGTCGCTCTGCCAAG CTGAGTTCTCAAAGTCCTAACGGTCTGTCTGCACTGCGTCAGTGGAACACTCCAAGTCGTCTCACACCTgccacctccctcccctccctcttggGACGGCCCTCCGGTCGCTCCAGCCTCATG GCGTCCCGTGAGAGCCTGACGTCCCCTCTGTCCGGTGATGTCAGCGAAGCCAGCCCGCCCCCCAACCCGGGGGCGCTGGCGGCTCCTGTTGTACCTCAGCCCGGCGGGTCGCCTGCAGCAGTGGCGGCCCCGGTCCCGGCTCCTCTAAGCAAG GTGGAACTTGCCCTTTTCAAGCAG GACGAGGAGTCAATGCGAGCTCAGGTcaaggacctggaggagaagctggagaCGCTGAAGATGAAGCGGGCGGAGGACAAAGCCAAGCTGAAAGAGCTCGAGAAACACAAGATCCAGCTGGAGCAGCTCCAGGAGTGGAAGACCAAAATGCAGGAGCAGCAGGCGGAGCTGCAGAAACAACTCAAAGAGGCCAAGAAG gATGCCCGCGAGGCACAGGAGTCCAAGGACCGCTACATGGAGGAGATGGCGGACACGGCGGACACCACAGAGATGGCCACGCTGGACAAAGAGATGGCCGAAGAGCGAGCAGAGTCCCTGCAGTTGGAGGGGGAGACGCTGaaggagagagtggaggagcTCTCCATGGACTTGGAGATCCTTAGACATGACATTTCAGAGAAAG GCTCGGATGGAGTCGCCTCAAGTTACCGCGTCaaacagctggaggagcagaacGGCCGCCTGAAGGAGGCCTTGGTTCG catGCGTGACCTGTCTATGTCCGAGAAGCAGGAGCACGTGAAGCTGCAGAagcagatggagaagaagaacacagagctggagactctgaggaCTCAGAAGGAGAAACTCCAGGAGGACGTGAAGCAGGCGGAGGCCACCATCGACGAGCTCAAGGAGCAG GTGGACGCTGCTCTGGGCTCAGAGGAGATGGTGGAGACCCTGACGGAGAGGAACCTCGACCTGGAGGAGAAAGTCCGAGAGCTGAGAGAAACCGTCACTGATTTG GAGGCCATCAACGAGATGAACGACGAGCTGCAGGAGAACGGCCGCGAGACGGAGATGGAGCTGAGGGAGCAGGTGGATCTGAGCGCAGCGACGGTCCGAGAGGCTGAAAAACGCGTGGAGGCGGCCCAGGAGACCGTCGCTGACTACCAGCAGACCATCAACAAGTACAGAGATCTGACCACCAGCCTCCAg GAGGCCAACATGGAGCTGATCAGCCAGCAGAACGTGAACGCCGAGGTTCAGCAGCCGCCCGCCGAACTGTTTGACTTCAAGATTAAGTTTGCAGAGACCAAGGCGTACGCCAAG GCCATTGAGATGGAGCTGAGGAAGATGGAGGTGACCCAGTCCAACAGACAggtgtccctcctcacctccttcatgcCGGACTCCTTCCACCGCCACGGCGGAGATCACGACTGCATCCTGGTGCTGCTGCTCATCCCCAGGCTCATCTGCAAA GCGGAGCTGATCAGTAAACAGGCCCAGGAGAAGTTTGACTTGAATGGGAACTTGGCCCCGGGAACCGGGCTGCGGGGGCCTCCAGGAGAGCAGCGCAGCTTTGCGTCCGGCCTGGTCTACTCCCTCAGCCTGCTGCAGGCCACGCTGCACAAATATGAACA GGCTCTGAATAGCTGCAGCGTTGAGGTTTTTAAGCGCATGGGTACCCTCTACACTGAGATGAACTTCCACGAGCGCTCTCTGGATTATTTCATCGACCTGCTGCACAAAGATCAGCTGGATGAGACGGTTCAGGTGGAGCCGCTGACCAAGGCCATCAAGTACTATCAG CAATTGTACAGCATCCACCTGGCCGACCACACTGAAGACTGCACCGTGCAGCTGGCCGACCACATCAAG TTCACCCAAAATGTCCTGGACTGCATGGGCGTGGAGGTCGCCCGTCTGCGGGCCTTCATGGCGGCGGGTCAGGAGAGCTCCGGCCTCGCCGTCCTTCTGAAGGACCTGGACACCTCCTGCTCCGACATCAAACAGTTCTGTAAGAAGATCCGCCGCCGCATGCCTGGAACCGATGTCGCCGGAGTACCCGCCGCTCTCAGCTTTGCACCACAG GTGTCGGAGTCGCTGACGGAGTGCCGGCGCCACCAGACCCGCGTGGTGGCGGTGCTGCAGGAAGTGGCTGCGGCGGGCGCTCAGATGATCGCCCCGCTGGCGGAGCAGGAGgggctcaacgctctgaagctGGAGGACGTCGCCTTCAAGGCGGTGGAGCAG GTGTACGGTTCTCAAGGCCTCAACGGCCCGGAGTGTCTGCGTCAGTCCTGCagctccatcatcaccaccatgaaCAAGATGGCCACCGCCATGCAGGAGGGAGAGTACGACGCTGACAAGCCACAGGCCAAG AATCATCCGGTGGAGAAGAGAGCGTCCACCGTCAGGGCCGAGATGACCGACGCCGAGGGTCTGGGGGTCAAACTGGAAGACAGAGAGGCCGTCGTCAAGGAGGTCAAGAAGTCGCTGAAGATCAAG GGGGAGGAGCTGAGCGAGGCCAACGTCCGCCTGAGCCTGCTGGAGAAGAAGCTGGACACCTCCACCAAGGACGCCGACGAGCGGGTGGAGAAGATCCAGACCAAACTGGACGAGAACCTCGCCCTgctgaagaagaaagaaaa GGAGTTTGAGGAGACGATGGACGCCCTGCAAGCGGATATCGACCAGCTGGAGGCGGAGAAGGCGGAGCTTAAACAACGCATCAATAACCAATCGAAGATGACCATCGAAGGCCTGAGAGCCACGCCCGCCTCCGGGATAGCCTCCGTCGTTCAGGCGTCCTCAGGAG CCGGTGTCGCTCCAGCCCTGGCTGGACCGGTGCAGGTGGTggactctcctctcctgaggcaGCAGGTCGAGGCCCAGAGGATGGGCATCAAACACCTCAAGAACGAAAACAACAGACTCAAG GCGGAGAAGATGAGAGCCCAGCTGGCCTCCCTGCCGCCCCTCTGCCCCCCCAAACTACCAAAAGCCTCCAAGGACCCCTCCATGCCACCGGAGGGACTCAACACCGGCATCTACCGCAGGACCGACCAGCTGCTGGCCACCCTGCTCAAGCTGAGCTCAGAGGTCAAGGTGGTGGACATCACAGGGAAgacggcag TGAGCGCCGGTGCACAGCTGCTGGAGCAGACGGCCCGGCTGCAGTACCTCAGCGACGCTCTGGACAAACTCAAG gGAGAAGTGGCCGAGCACGTCGTCTCCAGTCAGTCTGGGGCGAAGGCTTCCTCGGACTTTGCCACCTTCCCGGTGTCCTGTTTCGTGAAG GccaaggaggagaagcagggcGGGACCGTGCTCGTAGGACGTGTGGCCATCCCATGCACTCGTGGACAGGAACAGGTGCATCGCCTCGTCCTCTCCCAGCAGCAGCTGAAGGAAGTGCACCGCCTCCTCATGACCTGA